From the Lolium rigidum isolate FL_2022 chromosome 2, APGP_CSIRO_Lrig_0.1, whole genome shotgun sequence genome, one window contains:
- the LOC124690841 gene encoding agamous-like MADS-box protein AGL62, with protein MAPRRPRGTGRKKIEIRPIESEAARQVCFSKRRTGLFKKVSELSTLCGAEVAAVVFSPGGKVFSIGHPSVDSVLDRFRTSYSSEAQTVAAVDGGAGDRNPAQAELNQKLDELQAQLAAIKARNKAIDEFLDKARAEGCQAAAWLEQANDVSQMKEEDRAAFAAALAKLRADVAVRCDQVLRDVLPVGRTVGGGGEFELGGTSASGGMEMTQHQLMMELVQQQGKQQQQMMMEMPPPPQTGFVDAGMEQQHQMMMGMLPPPPVLGFDTGMETVNQGFGPHGFPQRGHDEIEPDTSRT; from the coding sequence ATGGCACCGCGGCGGCCGAGAGGTACGGGGCGGAAGAAGATCGAGATCCGGCCCATCGAGAGCGAGGCGGCGCGGCAGGTATGCTTCTCCAAGCGCCGCACGGGGCTGTTCAAAAAGGTGAGCGAGCTGTCCACCCTATGCGGCGCCGAGGTGGCCGCTGTCGTCTTCTCCCCAGGAGGCAAGGTCTTCTCCATAGGCCACCCTTCCGTCGACTCCGTCCTCGACCGCTTCCGCACCTCCTACTCTTCCGAGGCTCAGaccgtggcggcggtggacggcggCGCCGGTGACCGGAACCCGGCGCAGGCGGAGCTGAACCAGAAGCTTGACGAGCTGCAAGCGCAGCTGGCCGCGATCAAGGCGCGAAACAAGGCCATCGATGAGTTCTTGGATAAGGCGCGCGCCGAGGGGTGCCAGGCGGCGGCGTGGCTGGAGCAGGCCAACGACGTGAGCCAGATGAAGGAGGAGGACCGGGCTGCCTTCGCGGCCGCGCTGGCGAAGCTGCGCGCGGACGTGGCGGTGCGCTGCGACCAGGTTCTCCGGGATGTGCTGCCCGTTGGCCGTActgtgggtggcggcggcgagttTGAGCTCGGTGGCACCAGCGCGAGCGGCGGGATGGAGATGACGCAACATCagctgatgatggagttggtacaGCAGCAGGGGAAGCAACAGCAacagatgatgatggagatgccgCCGCCTCCACAAACGGGGTTCGTCGACGCTGGAATGGAGCAGCAGCATCAGATGATGATGGGGATGTTGCCACCGCCGCCAGTGCTGGGGTTTGACACCGGAATGGAGACGGTAAATCAGGGGTTTGGGCCGCACGGCTTCCCCCAGAGAGGACACGATGAGATCGAACCCGACACCAGTCGTACCTAG